A stretch of the Acidobacteriota bacterium genome encodes the following:
- a CDS encoding DNA mismatch repair protein MutS, producing the protein MDPLEEYSSRLEERLETVGRLRGREERFSTWRLLAGGGILAAIWISLGPQWFAPIWIFLPAGLLIVLIVAHARLREELAQAERAADFYQRGLERLGPGKPAEEEGGRPSSKDEGGLDLMPAGHLYASDLDLLGPGSVFQLLSSARTRSGEETLAGWLCRPAPPEQIRARQEAVQDMRPRLDLREGLAVLEAEVQERCDPSRLVAWASRPSPAATPLLGLLAPLLVLITLLTTGVSIAYELGPWPPLLALLLQAAFGLAMRKRALGAIEGIDEPSRDLELLSKVLNRLEEEAFESDHLQGLHRRLMTDEKTPSQHIERLAFLMDLLDSRRNQMFAFFAYLLLWTTQVGLALEHWRRRCGPAIADWLEALGEMEALSSLAGFAFENPQAPFPEVLEADSGPHFEGVDLRHPLLGSSRCVPNSVHLGHELRLMVVSGSNMSGKTTLLRTVGVNAVLALAGAPVLAKSLRISPLVLGATLRVQDSLQEGKSRFYAEITRLRRIFELAQQGRPLLFLLDEVLHGTNSHDRAIGAEGVLRALVDHGAIGLVTTHDLALAKVADSLGDKAANVHFEDHLEDGTLVFDHKLRPGVTKKSNALDLMRSVGLKV; encoded by the coding sequence ATGGACCCACTAGAGGAATATAGCAGCCGGTTGGAAGAGCGCCTCGAGACCGTTGGCCGGCTGCGGGGGCGCGAGGAGCGCTTTTCGACCTGGCGTTTGCTGGCGGGCGGCGGAATACTTGCGGCCATTTGGATTTCTCTGGGGCCTCAGTGGTTCGCGCCCATCTGGATCTTCCTCCCCGCCGGCCTCCTCATCGTCCTCATCGTGGCTCACGCCCGCTTGCGTGAGGAATTGGCCCAGGCCGAAAGGGCCGCCGACTTCTATCAACGGGGTCTGGAACGCCTGGGACCGGGCAAGCCCGCGGAGGAAGAGGGGGGACGGCCGTCCTCGAAGGACGAGGGCGGACTCGACCTGATGCCCGCGGGACATCTCTATGCCTCCGACCTCGATCTGTTGGGGCCGGGTTCGGTCTTCCAGCTCCTCTCCAGCGCCCGCACGCGCAGCGGGGAGGAGACTTTGGCCGGCTGGCTCTGCCGTCCGGCCCCTCCCGAGCAGATCCGCGCCCGTCAGGAGGCGGTGCAGGACATGCGTCCGCGGCTGGACTTGCGCGAAGGTCTGGCCGTGCTGGAAGCCGAAGTCCAGGAGCGCTGCGATCCGTCGCGGCTGGTGGCCTGGGCTAGCCGTCCCTCCCCCGCGGCGACGCCTCTTCTGGGCCTGCTGGCTCCGCTGCTCGTCCTCATCACGCTGCTCACGACCGGGGTGTCCATCGCCTACGAACTGGGACCCTGGCCGCCGCTGCTGGCGCTGCTGCTGCAAGCCGCCTTCGGACTGGCCATGAGGAAGCGCGCGCTGGGGGCTATCGAGGGCATCGATGAGCCTTCGCGCGACCTGGAGTTGCTCTCCAAGGTGCTCAATCGCCTGGAAGAGGAGGCTTTCGAGTCCGACCATCTGCAAGGCCTGCACCGCAGGCTGATGACCGACGAGAAGACGCCCTCCCAGCACATCGAGCGGCTGGCCTTCCTGATGGATCTGCTGGACTCGCGGCGCAACCAGATGTTCGCCTTCTTCGCCTACCTGCTGCTCTGGACCACCCAAGTGGGCCTGGCCCTGGAACACTGGCGCCGACGCTGCGGACCCGCCATCGCCGACTGGCTGGAGGCGCTGGGCGAGATGGAAGCCCTCTCGTCGCTGGCGGGATTCGCCTTCGAGAACCCTCAGGCGCCCTTCCCCGAGGTGCTGGAGGCCGATTCCGGTCCTCATTTCGAGGGAGTCGACCTGCGCCACCCGCTGCTGGGAAGCAGCCGCTGCGTTCCCAACTCGGTCCACCTGGGGCATGAGCTGCGGCTGATGGTGGTAAGCGGATCCAACATGTCGGGCAAGACCACCCTGCTGCGTACGGTAGGCGTCAACGCCGTGCTGGCCCTGGCGGGCGCTCCCGTTCTGGCCAAGAGCCTGCGCATCTCGCCCCTGGTGCTGGGAGCCACCTTGCGCGTGCAGGACTCGCTGCAAGAGGGCAAATCGCGCTTTTACGCCGAGATTACCCGTCTGCGGCGCATCTTTGAGCTGGCTCAGCAGGGGCGTCCGCTGCTTTTCTTGCTGGACGAGGTGCTGCACGGGACCAATTCCCACGACCGGGCCATCGGCGCCGAGGGCGTCCTCAGGGCGCTGGTCGACCATGGCGCCATCGGACTCGTCACCACCCACGACCTGGCCCTGGCCAAAGTGGCCGACAGTCTGGGCGACAAGGCGGCCAACGTCCACTTCGAAGATCACCTTGAAGACGGCACCCTGGTCTTCGACCACAAGCTGCGCCCCGGCGTCACCAAAAAATCCAACGCCCTCGACCTCATGCGCTCGGTGGGTCTGAAGGTCTGA